Sequence from the Geoalkalibacter sp. genome:
GGTGCCCAGACCCCAGCCCTCTTTCGCTTGCGGCGCCGGACCGACAACCAAGACATCGAGGATGGCGCGCGCAGCGCCGACGGACGGGTGTGGGGCACCTATCTGCACGGCCTCTTCGACAATGCCTCGGCGCGACGCGCGCTGCTCGGCCCCTTGCGCAAGGCACGTGGATTGTCCGACCCCAAGGACAGCGCCAGCTGCCTGGATGCCGAACTCGACCGACTGGCCGATCACCTCGCCGCGCACCTTGATCTGGCGCGCATCGACGCCCTGCTGCACCCTGACCTGCGGGAGAACTCCTCATGCTTGGCTGGCTGATTCTGTGCGCCTTCGTTCTCGATTTGCTGCTCGCCGAGCCCCGGCGCATCCCCCATCCGGTGGTGGGCATCGGGCGGCTCATCGAAAAACTCGAAATCGCCCTCGCCGTCCTGCGCGACCGGCGGCGCGCGGGCGTCATCCTGGTCGTTCTCACCCTGCTCATCACCGGCGGCGTGACCTGGGGCCTGCTCGCGCTCTTCACCGCCATCCATCCCGTGCTGGGATTTTTGCTCGGCGTGTGGATCGCCTTCACCACCCTGGCGCTGCGCTCCCTGCACAAGGAGAGCCGCGAGGTGGTGCGCTGGGTGGAAAAGGGCAACCTGCCCGAGGCGCGGCGCGCTCTGTCCCTGATCGTCGGCCGCGAGACCCGCACCCTCGACGAGCAGGGCATTCTCAAGGCGTGCATCGAAACCGTCGCGGAAAACACCTCCGACGGCCTGGTCGCACCCCTCTTTTATCTGTTCATCGGCGGGCCGCTGCTCGCCATTCTCTACAAGGCGATCAACACCCTGGACAGCATGGTCGGCTATCTCACCGACCGCTACCGCGAACTGG
This genomic interval carries:
- the cbiB gene encoding adenosylcobinamide-phosphate synthase CbiB codes for the protein MLGWLILCAFVLDLLLAEPRRIPHPVVGIGRLIEKLEIALAVLRDRRRAGVILVVLTLLITGGVTWGLLALFTAIHPVLGFLLGVWIAFTTLALRSLHKESREVVRWVEKGNLPEARRALSLIVGRETRTLDEQGILKACIETVAENTSDGLVAPLFYLFIGGPLLAILYKAINTLDSMVGYLTDRYRELGWAAARMDDLANWIPARLTAFLMVAAAFPLGLNGFDALRITLRDARKHRSPNAGWPEAAAAGALGIQLGGPAVYFGEKVDKVTLGDAEKPVTLTSYYRMVRLMYLTSFFALGLGLAVLALIF